The Streptomyces sp. ICC1 DNA window TCCTGTGCGAGCTGACCGCCCGCACCCTCTCCAAGGGCATGTCCCTGCTGGGCATCCGCACCCCCGAGAAGCTCTGACGCACGAGCCGAGGCCCCCGTCCCCCACCCGCGGGGGACGGAGGCCTCGGCATTTCCCCCTGTCCCGTGAACCACCGCGCCACGTTGCTCGCATGAGCATGGACGCGGCGCTGCGCGCGCGACTGAAAGCACATACCGACGCGATGGGGAGCGACGTCTCGACGTACGTCACGGCGGCTGTGCTGCGTCAGATCGACGACGACTCCACGGCGACCGAGGTCATGCCGTCGGCCCGGGGCGACGAGTGAAGCATCACCCGCATCAGTTCATGCCGCGCCGAAGACCTCGACCTTGCAGCGCGGGCTGCCGGATCGGGCGATCCGTGCGTCGCACGTGACGAGCGGCACCTGGAGCCCCTCGGCCAGTGCGACGTAGGTGGCATCGCATGCGGAGAGGTTCGCGTACAGCTCCCGCACCCGGGGCAACACCGGGAGGTGCTCCATCCGCCTGACCGGCAGGAGCCCGAAGTCGTCCCAAGCCGAGTCCAGTTGGCGATCGGAGAGCTTGCCTCCCCGATGGCGGCCGAGCAACGCCTGGGTGACTTCCACATCGAGCAGGTAGGGGGCGGCGAGCCGTTCACCCCTCACCCGATCGCGTAAGGCCTCGCCCACCGGGCCCGCGTCGGCGACCAGCATGACGACCGCGCTCGCGTCGATCACGATCATTCGCGCCGCCGCCCGGCATCGAGGTCGCCGAGAACCTCGTCCACGCTCAGCTCGGCCGAGACCCGGGAGCGGATGCGCTCGACGACGTCCTCGACGGACGGTGTCGCGGCCTCTTCCTCCAGGAGGGTCCGGGCGTACGCCTGCAGTGACTGACGGCTACGCGCGGCTCTTATCTTGAGCTCTGCGAGCGCTTCGTCGGACAAGTCGCGGACGTACAAGGTGGCCATGCAGCCAGAATAGTCGCAGTGCAAGCATTCCGCTAGCACGGTATTCGAGCTCGGCGCACAGGCGTGCGCAGGGGCCGCGGGGCACACGCTCAGCGTGGTTCCCGCGACCCCGTCCAGGTGCCGGTCACCGCACTAAGCGGTCTTGAGTAAGTGCGTTGCGGTTGTGGTACATGCTCCGCAGCGGTGATGTCCTCGTGACGCCGGCCGGGATTGCTTATCAAACGGGTCGACCCGTATCGTAAATCGGTATGAGTTCCTTTCCGTCCTCCAGGGGACGTCCCAGGGATCCCCGCTCGCACGAGGCGATCGTCAGCGCGACCACAGAGCTGGTGATCGAGGTTGGCTACGCCGCGACATCGATCGGGGCGGTGGCTGCCCGTGCCGGTGTCGGCAAGGACACGGTCTACCGGCGGTGGCGGGGCAAGCCGGAGTTGGTCTTCGAGGCCGTGTTCACGACCACCGACCATGCTCCGGCCCCAGACACCGGAACGCTGGCCGGGGACCTGACCGCACTGCTGCGGGGCCTGGTCGACGAGTTCCACGCACCGGCCGCCGCAGCGGCGCTCCCGGGGCTGCTCTCTGACTTCGCCGCCGATCCGGTGCTGAAGGCGCGCATCCGCAGCGACTTCCTGGCCCCCTCGAAGGAGCGGCTGCTGATCGTCTTCGAGCGTGCCGTGGAGCGCGGGGAGATCGCGGCCGACACACCCGTGGATCTGGTCCTGGACACGCTGGCAGGAGCCGTGTTCTTCCACATCGGCCTGGTCGGGGAACACCCCGACCCTCAGCTGGCCGGCCGGCTGGCTGCTGTCATAGCCAAAGGAATCGAGATCCGATGAACGGCTGGCTTCTCGCAGCGGGCATCACCGCGTCCGGTGTGGCCGCAGCGCACATCGTCGGCGGGCACCGGGATGTGGTGCGCCCGCTGCTGTCCTGCGGACTCGCAGACGAACCCAAGCGCGTCCTTCATGCCGTGTGGCACATGGTGAGCGTCGACCTGGTGCTCTCCGCAGCCGCCTTGGTCTACCTCGCGCTGGCGGACGATACGTCAGCAACCGGCCTGGTGGCGTGGTTCGTGGCTGCGCACTTCGTCGCGTACGCACTCGCTTTCCTGGTCGTCACGCTGTCGGTCGGCTGGCCGAAGCCACTGCTCCGGCTGCCGCAGTGGATTCTGCTCCTGCCGGTCGCGGTCCTGACAGCGGCGGGCGCCGCGTAGCGACAGCCCCGGAGAGATACAGCCCCGGTGCCCGCGGGGCTGATCCGAGCCGCCAGCAGCCTCCCCGCGCACAAGCTGAGCGGTCTCGGTGATGCGGGCTGCGGTTCGGGTATGAGGCAGGGCAGGGAGGGGCTGCCCATGCCGAAAATCTTGCGTGTGGAATTGACGTCTGATCAGGAACGCGAGGTGTGTGAGCGTCTGCGGGCACGCGATCTCGCGCCGGGTACCAGACTGCGTCTGGACTACGTACGGCTGATGGGTCGGGGCCTGACCGTGCCCGAAGTGGCTGACCTTCCTCGACGAGAGCGGGTTCGCCCCGACCATGCCCACCGGATACACCTGGTCAAGGGTAGGACAGCGGGCCGTCGTGCCGCGCGAGGACAAGAAGGGCCGACGTGTGAACGTCCTCGGGGCCCTGACGGTGGGACAGCATGCCGATCTGGTCTGGGAGAGGACCTGCGGCAAGATCGACGCGGTCATGCTGCCGGAGTTCGTGTGCGTGAGGCTGGCCCGCCTGCCCGGCGGGGCCGCCGCACGGGACAAACCTCCCGCGGGCTTCACACGGGCACGGCCGTGCACCGTCGTCCTGGACAACGCCTCCGCACACGTGGCCCGTGTCTTCAAAGGGCGCCGCGAGGAGCTCGCCGCCATCGGCGTCGAACTCTTCTACCTCCCGCCCCGCAGTCCCGAGCTGAACGACATCGAGCGGGTGTGGCGCTCGGCGAAGTACGAGGACTACCCCGAGCGCGTCCACACCACCAACGGAGCGGTCGGCACCGCAGTCGACCAAGCCCTGAACAGACAACGCGCACGCATCAATGGATCAGCAGCGAACTTCACCAAAGCCGCTCAGCTGATCGCGCGGATGGTGTTCCAGCTGCTCTGGCCGACCGTGGTGCGGGTGCCGTCCACCGGGTCGCCCGCGCCGTTGGTCTCGCCGGCGTAGAACATCAGCGTGCCGGTGCCCTCGTTCGTGGTCGCCCACAGGTCCGCGACCCCGTTGCCGTCCGCGTCGCCGGCGCCCGCCAGCAGCGGCCGGTTGCCGGTCCCGTACCCGTGCCCGTACTCGGTGCGCTCGCCGAAGGTGCCGTCGCCGCGGCCCCGGTAGAGCCACAGCTTCTCGTCGTTCGCGTCGCGCGCGAACAGGTCGACGCGGCCGTCGTGGTCGGCGTCGCCCGCCGCGCTCAGGCTCATCGGGGACCAGCCCCGCGTGCCGATCTGCACCCCGGACCTCACGCCGGGTCGGGCGGCCGGGTCGCCCGCGTACAGCCACAGGGTGTCGCCGAGGGTGGCGATCACGTCCGGGTGGCCGTCACCGGTGGCGTCGCCGACGCTGACCACCTTGGAGTCGGCGGGGAAGCCGGTGCCGATCCGCACCGGGGAGGCCAGCGTGCCGTCGCCGCGGTTCGGGTAGACGCGCAGCTCGGTGCCGACGCGGGCGACGACGTCCTCGGTGCCGTTGCCGGTCCAGTCCCCGCGGTGGGAGACGGAGGCGCCGGCCCAGCCGCCGCTGCCGATCACGGCGGGGCTGCCGGTGACGGCGCCGTCGCCCCGTCCGGCGTAGAGGCGGAGCTTGCCCTCGTCGTCCACGGCGACCAGGTCGGACCTGCCGTCACCGTCCATGTCCCCGGCCGTCGGAGCGCCGCGCAGCACGGCGGTGACGGGGGCGTGGTCGGAGACCCCGCTCGGGGGGCCGCTGTCCGGCTCGTTCGGGGTGGTGTCCATCCGCGCCGAGTCGATGGCGCAGGAGGCGAAGCGGTTCGCGCCGACGGCCTTCGTCGTGAAGAGGTGGTCGAGCTCGTTCCAGGAGTGCCCGCCCGTGCCGACCGTGTCCCAGCCGTGGTACGTGAACCCGTCGATGCAGTGGTCGTACGCGCCGGTCAGCGGCGCCATCTCGGCCGCGCCCGCGTTGCGGTTGAAGTCGCCGCCCAGGACGGTGCCGCCGGGAGCGTGCGCGTCGACGAACGCCTTGACGTTCCTGATCTGCGCGGCGGCGCGGCTCGCCTGGCCGGGGATGACGTGGGTGGTGCAGGGCGTGGTGCTCCAGCCCTCCACCGCCACGCACAGCGCCGCGAGGGTCTGCTTGTCGTCCGCGGAGGCGGGCAGCGTGTTCTCGGACCAGGAGCCGGTGACGGTGCCCTTCACGGCCAGCAGGATGCCGAGCTCGCCGGTCAGGCCCGCCCGGCAGTCGGTCCGGCCGTCGGGGCGCGCGCCCTTGGCGTGCCGGATGGACCATGCGGGGCCGAGCCGCTCCTGGAGCAGCGCCATGTGGCTGCCGGCGGCGCCGCCGCAGACCTCCTGCAGCATCACCACGTTGGCGCGCCGCTCGTCCACGACCTTCTGGACCTCGTCCATCTTCACCGCGGGCTGGTCCCGGTACGCGCAGTAGCCCGCGTCCCCCCGGTTGCCGCCGGCCTCGCCGCAGATGTTCCAGGACACGACCCTGATCTCGTTCTGCGCCGGGCCCGCGGCCAGGGCGGTCTGGGTGGCCTGGGTGGCCTGGGCGGCCTGGGCGGCCTGGGCGGCCGGGGCCGAGGACGCGACGGCCGGCGAGGTGCCGAGCGCAGCCCCCAAGGCCGTGAAGGCCGCCGCCGC harbors:
- a CDS encoding type II toxin-antitoxin system VapC family toxin produces the protein MIVIDASAVVMLVADAGPVGEALRDRVRGERLAAPYLLDVEVTQALLGRHRGGKLSDRQLDSAWDDFGLLPVRRMEHLPVLPRVRELYANLSACDATYVALAEGLQVPLVTCDARIARSGSPRCKVEVFGAA
- a CDS encoding antitoxin, producing MATLYVRDLSDEALAELKIRAARSRQSLQAYARTLLEEEAATPSVEDVVERIRSRVSAELSVDEVLGDLDAGRRRE
- a CDS encoding TetR/AcrR family transcriptional regulator gives rise to the protein MSSFPSSRGRPRDPRSHEAIVSATTELVIEVGYAATSIGAVAARAGVGKDTVYRRWRGKPELVFEAVFTTTDHAPAPDTGTLAGDLTALLRGLVDEFHAPAAAAALPGLLSDFAADPVLKARIRSDFLAPSKERLLIVFERAVERGEIAADTPVDLVLDTLAGAVFFHIGLVGEHPDPQLAGRLAAVIAKGIEIR
- a CDS encoding transposase, whose protein sequence is MTFLDESGFAPTMPTGYTWSRVGQRAVVPREDKKGRRVNVLGALTVGQHADLVWERTCGKIDAVMLPEFVCVRLARLPGGAAARDKPPAGFTRARPCTVVLDNASAHVARVFKGRREELAAIGVELFYLPPRSPELNDIERVWRSAKYEDYPERVHTTNGAVGTAVDQALNRQRARINGSAANFTKAAQLIARMVFQLLWPTVVRVPSTGSPAPLVSPA
- a CDS encoding FG-GAP-like repeat-containing protein — translated: MRSVRMLMSAAAAFTALGAALGTSPAVASSAPAAQAAQAAQATQATQTALAAGPAQNEIRVVSWNICGEAGGNRGDAGYCAYRDQPAVKMDEVQKVVDERRANVVMLQEVCGGAAGSHMALLQERLGPAWSIRHAKGARPDGRTDCRAGLTGELGILLAVKGTVTGSWSENTLPASADDKQTLAALCVAVEGWSTTPCTTHVIPGQASRAAAQIRNVKAFVDAHAPGGTVLGGDFNRNAGAAEMAPLTGAYDHCIDGFTYHGWDTVGTGGHSWNELDHLFTTKAVGANRFASCAIDSARMDTTPNEPDSGPPSGVSDHAPVTAVLRGAPTAGDMDGDGRSDLVAVDDEGKLRLYAGRGDGAVTGSPAVIGSGGWAGASVSHRGDWTGNGTEDVVARVGTELRVYPNRGDGTLASPVRIGTGFPADSKVVSVGDATGDGHPDVIATLGDTLWLYAGDPAARPGVRSGVQIGTRGWSPMSLSAAGDADHDGRVDLFARDANDEKLWLYRGRGDGTFGERTEYGHGYGTGNRPLLAGAGDADGNGVADLWATTNEGTGTLMFYAGETNGAGDPVDGTRTTVGQSSWNTIRAIS